A stretch of DNA from Myxococcota bacterium:
CCGCTCCGGGCGGCTGGGGTGTGCCCCGGCAGCGTCGGGTACCCTCTGCGCGGGTTCTGGGGGGGTGATGAACGCGACAGGTTGGGTCCTTCTTCTGCTGCTGAACGTCGGTCTGGGGATCGGTGGCTTCACCTGGTACCGCGCCGAGGGGGCTGCACCGGGCCTCGTGGCGCCCGAGTCGCTCATCGTTGGCCGGGCCGGCGCCTCGGTGGCGCTCGAGGCAACCGACGCGCGCGCCGGGCTCCGTGCCCTGGAGGCCGTCGTGGTCCACGCGGGCGGGGAGCTGACGCTGCTCGACGAGTCCTACCCGGGAAACCTCTTCTCCGGCGGACTCCGCTTCCGGGAGAGCGCTGAGATCCCGCTGGTCGCGAAGCAGCTCTCGGATGTGAAGGGTCCGGCCACCCTGCGCGTCCGGGTGCGCGACTGGGCCTGGCGGGACGGCTTCTCGGGCAACCTGACCGAGCAGGAGATCCCGCTCACCGTCGACCTCGAAGCACCGCGGGTGGCCGTCCACAGCGGGCTCACCTACGTGAAGCAGGGCGGGTCGGGCGCCGTCGCCTATCGGGTCTCCGAACCCACCGCGCGCGACGGCGTGCGCGTCGGCAGCGTCGAGTACCAGGGATTCCCGCGGCCGGGCGGACGCAAGGGCGAGCGCGTGGCGCTGTTCGCGATCCCCGCGGACGGCGATGCGAACGCGCCCGTGGTGGTCTTCGCGCAGGACGCCGCGGGCAACGACGCCACCGCCGGCTGGCCGCTGCGCGTCCAGGCCCGCCCCCAGCCGGAAGCCCAGGTGCGGCTCTCGAAGTCGTTCCTGACCAACGTGGTCCCGCGGCTCGCGAACGGCGGCGAGGGCAACGCCGCGGCGTTCCACGACGTCAACACGCGGATCCGCGCGGAGAACGAGGCGAAGATCCGCGAGCTGATCGCCGACAGCCAGGACACCCCGCTCTTCGACGGCGCGCTGCGCCAGATGTCCGGGTCGAAGGTCACCAGCCGCTTCGGCGAGCGCCGGGGATACGTCGTCGACGGCGAAGAGATCTCACGGGCGGTGCACTACGGCTACGACCTCGCGTCGTTCGCGGCGGCCCCGATCACCGCGGCAGCCGCGGGCAAGGTCCTCTTCTCCGACGACCTGGGCATCTACGGCAACTGCGTGATCATCGACCACGGCCTCGGGCTCGTCACGCTCTACGGACACCTGTCGCGGCGGGGCGGGCAAGCGCGCGCCGCCCACGACCACCCAGCACCCCAACCGCACACACCCCCCCCCCCCC
This window harbors:
- a CDS encoding M23 family metallopeptidase gives rise to the protein MNATGWVLLLLLNVGLGIGGFTWYRAEGAAPGLVAPESLIVGRAGASVALEATDARAGLRALEAVVVHAGGELTLLDESYPGNLFSGGLRFRESAEIPLVAKQLSDVKGPATLRVRVRDWAWRDGFSGNLTEQEIPLTVDLEAPRVAVHSGLTYVKQGGSGAVAYRVSEPTARDGVRVGSVEYQGFPRPGGRKGERVALFAIPADGDANAPVVVFAQDAAGNDATAGWPLRVQARPQPEAQVRLSKSFLTNVVPRLANGGEGNAAAFHDVNTRIRAENEAKIRELIADSQDTPLFDGALRQMSGSKVTSRFGERRGYVVDGEEISRAVHYGYDLASFAAAPITAAAAGKVLFSDDLGIYGNCVIIDHGLGLVTLYGHLSRRGGQARAAHDHPAPQPHTPPPP